One Ranitomeya variabilis isolate aRanVar5 chromosome 4, aRanVar5.hap1, whole genome shotgun sequence genomic window, ccgctcatcctgatcgccctggtggtcttggtgagggttcggtgacccctcactaaggggggggtactgttgtgaatttaccttttggctccctctagtggctactagtgatttgactctgggtatgtcattcatcccttgtatgctcacctgggtcgttaggtcaggggtgttgctatataagctccctggaccttcagttcaatgcctggcaacgttgatatcagagctaatctgtagtgctcttgtctactgatcctggttcctgcttgattaagctaagtctgctttcttgctttttgctatttgtttttgtttgcatttttgtccagcttgtatataatctgtttcctgaccttgctggaagctctagggtggctggtgttctccccccgggccgttagacggtgcgggggttcttgaatctccagcgtggattttgatagggtttttgttgaccatataagttatcttactacattctgctattagtaagtgggcctctctttgctaaaatctagttcatctctgtgtttgtcatttcctcttacctcaccgttattatttgtggggggctactatcctacttttggggtctattctctggaggcaagagaggtctttgttttcctcttctaggggtagttagtcctccggctggcgcgagacatctagcgatcaacgtaggcatgttccccggctactgctagtgttggcgttaggagtagatatatggtcaacccagttaccactgccctatgagctggatttttgtacgtcgcagacttacttgtttctctgagaccctcgccattggggtcataacagatcacaTAAGAAAGATTAAAAAAATAGGGCCTCCCATGCGGCCCAAATCCACCATGAAACAATACATTGGGTTCCTGTGATTAAGTTGTTGTGGGCCAATGTGGATGACAGAGAGTCCTTTTTCTGTCTAACCGCTTAGATGCCATCTTCTCTGTTTATCACAGCTTTTAAAGAGCAGCAGTTAGAGTTAACTGTGATGGCACCTGCCATATATGAAGAAGGAACAGTATATGTGGAAATGGCTCTTTATAAGTCCTGCTAATTTTTGCGATATTTAATCAGCAGATATTAGAAGAAACTGACAAGTGATACCATTCAGCACCATAGTGATGGTGTGGCCTGCCACCATTGGTGGAATGCCACAGAGCACCAGATTTTTAAGAGCATACGCTCTCTTTGGATATTTAACATGTCTTAGGAAAAAGCTCCATAGATATGCGCTAAAAGCAGCCATAGGCTGCCATTCACCTAATGGTGGCCAAaataatgttttgggtttttttgggcTCTGGTATTCTAAGCTAATAAAACATTTCTTACAGAAAAGCAGTGTACCTAAAAATGCTTTCACAGTGGGCCACTGCAAAAAAAATTGTACTGTGGTATGGCTTTTTTGTACTTTGGACATCGATGAATATTTACCACTCTGTTTCTAATCAGTTAAAAATATCTGCCTAATCATCATTCTGATTTATAATACTGATTTAACCGTATCCATTATTATACAGTTAAAGAATGTTATTTTGACCGGATAAAAGATGACTCTTTCCAATATAAATTTTCATTTTGAGTAGACTATTAATGTAAAATAAAGCAGACGATGAGAAGACACATGTTATTATGCTTAGACTTCAGTCGTAAATTTTGCACTGCAGAAACAACATCTGAAGGTTTTCCTAATTTTTGGACAAATACGTCACCTATTTCCATTCACGTCTACGTGAAGTTTTGTGGCATGACTCCAATCAAATGCTCCTGTACGTTCGTCCACCCATCTTTTCAGCTCCATGATGCAGCTGTCTCTAGACTTCAGAACTATGATGTGCTTGAAATACTCACAGGCTGCAAACAAATGATGAACCATGGAACCAGGACTGATATCAATCAAGACGTCTCCTTTAATAtgacctgcaaaaaaaaaattctgaatattGAAGGATACATACACAGACAGGTGAGAAAGTTTCAGTAACAGAATTCATCTTTGTGTTAATACACTACTTTTACTATAAATGATATCTTTTGAATACATCTATTTTCTCCATCCTGCCTATGCATTATTGATATCATGGGCAAAAATTCAATAACATGGGGTGCATACATGAATCATTCTTGCAGCATAGAAAATGCTTCTCTTATTAGCAAGCAGAATGGATAAATCCAATAAATCCAATACTCAAGACCGTTTTGTTAGAAAGTTTGTCTCGTTACCACAAGACAACCTCGTACATCTGCTTCCATCATTTGACTGGTGAGGTGAATCCATCCAAAACATATTTTCTTTATCTTATAAAGACATCATCTTAAAGAAGTCTCTTCTGTCATTTTAGGCATGTAGACCCAGCTGCCAAAATACATCACATGGATTTCTTGATTTGACAGAAAACCATGCACAATGATATATCCTGCTATGGGAAGAATGCTATCAAAAAAAGCAGGTCACCTCATTAATTTTACCCTATGGACAGGGTCTTGCTATCCTCTAGTTACAATCATTACAAGACTCCTTGTTATTTGCTTTCTTCTTGTACGATATAaagtttttaaataatatttttctatctatacAGTCTAATATTTAGCTTTAATTGCTCCATCCACTGATAAAAGCTTGAAACATTTATTATATTAAACCCATAAAGACATCTTAGATGATCAATAGCATTTATCTCTATAATTTCCAACAAAATTGGTGAACAACGCATTTCTGAAATCCAAGAAAAGTGAACTTAATCCTCCAAAGTTCTCTGATGCTAGGTGCGCTAACCTTGCCAAATCATCAGATGGGTCCCTCAACAATCAGCAGAGCGAAAAGCATCCCCTAGCTAGGactcacaacaactgaaatgtaatctGTGGGACAACCTTATTGTAAGTGTTCAATATTCCTGAAGAATCATCATAATCTAAATTTATCACTTCCCAAGATggcaattttcaatttttgatctttcattttctcctctccttattccaagagccataactttttttgctTCTCTGTAtgatgtgtgagggcttgttttttgtacttTAGAATTACATCATTCATTTGATCATATTATGTACGGGAAAAAGTATGGTGAAATGCCAGAAAAAGCACAGCTGCATAATTGTTTTTTGTGCTTATTATTTACAACATTCATTTTATGGTAAAAGGACCTACTAATGTGTTTCTCCAGATTAGTATGATTATGGCATTACCAAACTTgcctagttttttttatttaagtggtgaaaaaatgttGGAAACTTGCCAAAAAAAAATCTAGTTTGTGCTGCCATTTTCTGAAATCCATAATATTTTTCCAATTTTTGTCAATGGCGCTTGATTTTTGTACCCAGAGTTTGGTTGGAGGACTCAATGGGCAGTTTGAACAATGCACTCCCCGACTGCACTCTgtaaatgctgttgtcagagatGGGTTAAAATCCGCTGGTCTAGCTCTGATATATtcatggctgttagaggcagatgatggctgaacaaCACAGTCATCATCTGCCGTCAGTTtttgagcctgcatcaaagacagAGCTAGCATATGACTTACCTATAAGTGATATGTCAGTAAGGCGTTAAAGAAGCGCtccagcaatttttcttttttgcacatATGTTTGCTCATCAGTCATCACTAGAATTCCCagtgttagggcttgttcacactttgcagattccactgcggatttttccgcagcggatttgcgaaaaccgcagtgcaaaaccgcggtgcttttcactgtgtttttttgtgcggtttcgactgcggattccactgtggttttccaactgcactttcctattggtgcaggtggaaaactgctgcggaatccgcagaaagaattgacatgctacttctttttttccgcagaaaatccgcgcggattttccagcggaaaaacgcaaagtgggcacagcggtttttgttttccatagggtaacattgtactgtaccctgcatggaaaactgctgcggatccgcagctgcaaatccgctgcggatccgcagcaaaaaccgcaacgtgtgaacatagcctaaaagctaTTTCATCCCATAACTTACATGTAGGCATGGAACAGCTTGCTTGCCCCTCTCTCCACCCAAacccataaaagaaaaaaaattgcccaaCTTGTATTTATTTAAAACCAATAAAGATAGAAATGTAAAAGTACATACCCTATAATATAAAAAGTACTTACCCTCAGTGAAAGTTTTTAAAAGATTTTTAACGGGAAATTCTACAATATCCTCTCCAAATGCCATTTCAGGGTTATCTGACAAGTAATGCTCCAAATGTTGTCTCGAATCTAAGCCATTTTCGTTATAGAATTTGTAAGTACTGGAATCCATAGTTGAATTTGGTATAACAGATGGGATCACTCCTTTTGCATCGGTGCTTAAGGGCTTTATATAGTCAGATGAAATCAGTTTACGAAGCATGTTAGTATGAATTAATTATCAGGTCATGAGTTATCATCTTCATTTAGAGAGTCATGGGATCTAATATTTGCATGGTGATTGGATAATCGTCAAAAACCAAATCAAGGTTATTGTGCAAAGGAcaatattaacaaaaaaaaataccaaaaactcTGTGCTGGATCTCAAAAAGAGCATGTGATCAACCATGCAGCAGAAATTGAAACTGTGATTCTGAACTTTGGCATTGACTTGGTCACAACATAAAAGGATAAAATACTCATTAGTATATCTTAGAGATATACCGTAATCAAATCTGCAGAGATTAGTTAAAATTTAGAGGGAATTTGAATTTATAGCAACGTTATTCTCTGCGGATTGAAcgttccttattatgctctggggtcaatTCAGGTCCCAGACCTTAATACTcataggatgtaaaaaaaaaatactaaactcATCTCCCGCTTACCCTGCCATCCTTGCAGCCCCCCATTAGATCCTCCACatctctttttttccctttccatgcATTCTCTTCAGCTTCTTCACTACAGACTGGGACTTCTTG contains:
- the LOC143768798 gene encoding nicotinamide N-methyltransferase-like; protein product: MLRKLISSDYIKPLSTDAKGVIPSVIPNSTMDSSTYKFYNENGLDSRQHLEHYLSDNPEMAFGEDIVEFPVKNLLKTFTEGHIKGDVLIDISPGSMVHHLFAACEYFKHIIVLKSRDSCIMELKRWVDERTGAFDWSHATKLHVDVNGNSDQLQDKEGKVRSALQHVVKCDLEKENIMDPIVLPPADCIICAWLLDAICKDQDDYIRYLKKVSKLLKPGGHIILIGSLDVTYVTVGKHKFHSFNYDEDFARKSVVREGFIIDRCEVKKRMVVSDLTDYKAIIFIAAHKEK